The sequence CGGCTTGACCGAGAAGGACGGGATGTTGACCTTGCGGCCGTTCACCTGGAAGTGCCCGTGGCGAACGAGCTGGCGGGCCTCGGCGCGGGTGTCCGCGAAGCCCATGCGGAACACCACGTTGTCCAGGCGGAGCTCCAGCTGCTGCAGGAGGTTCTCACCCGTCTTGCCCTTGGCGGCGGACGCGCGGTGGTAGTAGCCGCGGAACTGGTTCTCCAGCAGGCCGTACATGCGCTTGACCTTCTGCTTCTCGCGCAGCTGCACGCCGTAGCCGGAGAACTTCACGCGACCCTGGCCGTGCTGGCCGGGAGGATAGGGGCGGCGCTCGATGGCGCACTTGTCCGTGTAGCAACGGTCGCCCTTGAGGTACATCTTGAGGTTTTCGCGCCGGCAGATGCGGCAGGCGCTGGCGGTGTAACGAGCCATTGACGTGTCCTTGAAGGTGTTCTCGAGCCGCCCTCACGCCCGGAAGCGCGAAGG comes from Pyxidicoccus parkwaysis and encodes:
- the rpsD gene encoding 30S ribosomal protein S4 codes for the protein MARYTASACRICRRENLKMYLKGDRCYTDKCAIERRPYPPGQHGQGRVKFSGYGVQLREKQKVKRMYGLLENQFRGYYHRASAAKGKTGENLLQQLELRLDNVVFRMGFADTRAEARQLVRHGHFQVNGRKVNIPSFSVKPGSAVEVVEKSRKVLRISEALETVDRRGVPQWISLDKKAFKGTVSTAPNREDLTMPIQEQLIVELYSK